A window of Mus pahari chromosome 7, PAHARI_EIJ_v1.1, whole genome shotgun sequence contains these coding sequences:
- the LOC110324174 gene encoding uncharacterized protein C4orf19 homolog: protein MGCRCCKMIQSYLFDPVQVPSPGFVNEVNNCKLGEDDTVRLKGTQNSEVEVPRNALHGGSLSTGSTTGLPHQGPLPQEDSEERPYVEKQGIVNGISPTATLQSVRSSRLHQVDNSSWASSPWVATIDSAHPAQPFLEGEDYXKQXCLLPTLEGTQIVGHGDCRAPAEALAVADHIPYIPAPDYPQLWSPAXDNXDPXEKDXLFENHSEVEPLPGVHPRVSQQGLSVPFSLKRSWDSLNEAGTTEVLSDSFKEEDPTHPMPVADSGSEQEDPHTYNGDREGAVVDEDAEVAEALAALEAATAGEDADDAD from the coding sequence ATGGGGTGCAGGTGTTGTAAGATGATACAAAGCTATCTCTTTGATCCAGTTCAAGTGCCCTCCCCTGGTTTTGTCAATGAAGTAAACAACTGCAAGTTGGGGGAAGATGACACTGTCAGACTAAAAGGTACCCAGAACAGTGAGGTTGAGGTGCCCAGGAATGCCCTGCACGGCGGGAGCCTGAGCACAGGCAGTACAACTGGTCTACCTCACCAAGGACCGCTCCCCCAGGAGGACTCGGAAGAGAGACCCTATGTGGAGAAGCAGGGTATCGTCAATGGCATCAGCCCCACTGCTACCCTGCAGTCCGTCAGGAGTTCCAGGCTCCACCAGGTCGACAATAGCTCCTGGGCCAGCAGCCCCTGGGTAGCCACCATAGACAGTGCTCACCCGGCTCAACCCTTCCTCGAAGGAGAAGACTACNNGAAGCAANGCTGCCTGCTGCCCACCTTGGAAGGGACCCAGATAGTGGGACATGGAGACTGCAGAGCCCCTGCGGAGGCCTTGGCAGTGGCAGATCACATCCCATACATACCAGCCCCAGATTACCCCCAGCTCTGGAGCCCCGCAGNAGACAACGNAGACCCTNNAGAAAAGGATCNTCTTTTTGAAAACCACTCTGAGGTGGAGCCCCTTCCGGGAGTTCACCCCAGGGTGAGCCAGCAGGGCTTGAGCGTGCCCTTCTCCCTGAAGAGAAGCTGGGACTCACTGAATGAGGCAGGGACAACAGAAGTTCTGAGTGACTCCTTCAAAGAGGAGGATCCCACTCACCCTATGCCAGTGGCCGATTCTGGAAGTGAGCAGGAAGACCCCCACACCTACAATGGGGACAGGGAGGGTGCTGTGGTAGATGAGGATGCTGAGGTGGCAGAAGCCCTCGCAGCATTAGAAGCTGCTACCGCAGGAGAAGATGCAGATGATGCCGATTAG